The stretch of DNA cagctgcatgACGTCCAAGAAGCGACCCTCGCAAAGCAGAAGGCCACCTTGGAAGTGCTTTCCCACTTGATGACAAACAACGCGCTGTAGCCGCACGAGATGATTGGGgaatgcgtgtgtgtgtgtgtgtgtgtgtgtgctgaatGAAGACATCGCTGCTCTTTCCTCCCATCGTTTtgttttttggggggagcGGGGCATTAGCCGCCAATGTGGCCTCGTTCACCCTTTGGTGGTGTTGCTATGTGCTCTtacagagaggggagtgaGAAGCGGTCAACAACTCCCTCAAGCATGATGTCAGCAACCACCACACATCTACTGCGTAGAGCGCTAGCTTGATAGGCGTGACACGGgtttcccccacccctccctttctctatCCCCCACGCCGTTGATTAGCCGCCTCCACTTCGACTTCACcgactctctccttctctttggtTGGGTTACTCCACCTCTGACCACTGTGAAAAGAATGCCGCAACgggcacacacccacacacacacgccgctgTATTTCACTCGACATGAAGCACCTTAGCAGTCCCCACGCCATCTCGTGCATTGTGGCGAGGGTCACCACCGCAATCGCCGCCTCTAGAACGCGATCTTCTGATGTTgtaggcggcagcagctcctctacGGCGACTTCGTCCCTCCTCACGGCAAAGCGAGGCCGGTTCTACCGCCCGCTGGTGAACCAGGGTATCAACCTGTGGCGCTCCCGCATGGGTCGCCTCCACAAGGGGTGGACGACGTGGGAGTACGACCACAACGTCATACCCGATCCAAGGCCATTCCCAGAGCCGGCGGTGAACAACTACTACGGTCGCTCGCGCATCTGGAACCCGATTGCCGGCAAGATAGGCGTTGTCAACcgcaaggcggaggagtgGGGATGGCCACACCAGCGGCCACCGCATACGGGCCTGCGGCGGTCGCCAGAGTACTTCCCCTACTTCTTCAGCCGCTACTTCCCCGATGTCGAAGTGCGGCTGGTGCTGGATAGCGTCCTGAACAACGAGACGACGCGACCCATCTTTCACATCCCGCAGGACATGTCGAAGCAGGAGCTTGTGAACTACCTCAAGAATATCTACAACATCGACAACGTCGTCCGAATCCGCGTACGCAACATGCGCGGGCGGCGCTTCAAGAACGAAGTGGGCGAGATCAAGAGCTTGCCTGACTACAAGATGGCGGTGGTTGAGCTCGACTCGCCGGTGTCCATCGTGTTTAAGCAGATCAAGGGTACTGAGGACACCCCCGACAACAAGCCGCAAGCGCAACTTTCGTAAGGCGTCAGTGTGTTTCTCAGGAAGGCGATCGTGCTCTTTCGCTTTGCCCGCTGCCCGCCTCGGCGTGGCCGCGAGACGAATGCCGCTGTTCTTGTGAGGAAGGCATCCTTGGGGATCGCTGACGATCGAGCTCCGGGCCTGCGTGGCACCGCACTGGGCGTCTCTGCCGGCGTCTTTGCTGCGGAGCACAGGCCTCTATTTTACGCAAGCCAAGGAGCAGTAAAGAGACGACAACACCGAAAAAATGACGCAGTATGTACTGTAGCGTTTATTCCCTCAGAACAGAGGAAATTGAAAGCGCGTGACCTCTGCATGCGCGTCTCTgtgcccttcttctccccagcgacagagagaggggggagagtgtAACTGTGTTCATGCATGGGCCAAGGGGGTGCGGATGACAGCGATGGCGATGACGACTGCCCGCCACCAACACGTCTTCTTCACTGTGactcctctcttttgtgctttcctccctcccccgtgTGCCGCGTGTTCTCGTATTTTCAATCGCCCCCTTTcgcctcacccccccccctctcctcccccccccccaccacacactcTCCCCCTTACAacgctcccctctcccgcctccctcccccttcacacGCCACTCTTCTGGTCCAACGCCACATGCACAGAAGGGCCCTACTTTGCGTGGGTGTATGGGTCTGTGCTGATCGCCATGGTCGACTCCAAGACGCTCTGTCGGGTCAGCCTCGAGACCTACTCGGCCTTCATGGTGGCTCTCACCGCAGTCTACCTGTGGTCACAATGCGGGGTGCGCCACAGCTTCGTGGAGGTACGAGAGGAGACGCAGGAGCACAACGACGGTGTCGTCTTCACCGAGTCAGGCGGGGCCGAGTACATGCTCGTCACGCTTTCCCACATTTTGCATCTCAGTTGTCTTGCGCTGTTTCTCTTCGGCTACAAGTCTGGCGTAAAAATGACGGTCGGctgtgcgttgctgctgacTTGTGGACTCATGTACATTCTCTTCTACGGATGCATGGGTCTGACAGGACTGCTGGAGCAAcagcgctccttctctcccgacgctgcggcgggACACCAGCGAAAGCAGAAGCCCCTGACGTACCCGGTCGAGGTAGAGTACAccgacagcgccaccgcggtctctggcgcagcagcgtctggtTTTAATGGGGTGCGCCGTGAGGTGagtcgtgctgctgccaagGAAGGCAGTAGCGAGCCAGGCACTTGCGGCACTGTGTCGGCGCATGCTGGTAAATCACTCTCGTATGAAGACCTCGGGTGGGCGGTGCTGAGGACCTTGGCCGACGTGCTGGCCGCCATTGCTGGCTCCTTCGATAGTCCTGCAGACGGACGCCGGTGTCCGTCTTCACCCCAACGGCCCGCTCACCCCCTTCGAGGCGCCGTTTGCCGGGGTGCGTCGACTCGacctgctggtgctgagcTGCGCTGGGTTTGCTCTGTCGAGTTGCGGTGTCGTGCTATTCGGTGCTAGCACTGCCTCCGCATCGGCGCGCTCGCAGCGGGTCATCGCCGGTAGTGGAGGCTGTGGTAACcgtgacagcagcgctcgGGCTGCCGGTCAACGGGGAAGTGCTGCGACAGCCTTGAAGGGCTCGGAATCCGGCGCGGCGCATCCgtccgcagctgcaggagatgtAAAGAAGAATCAGTAGGAGGGCGTAATCGTCGTTTCTATCGCAAATGCGCCCCTCACAtctctgccgccgttgctTTTTGGCGCGTGCAGGCAGACGTGtttgggtggggggaggggggctgcagaGTGAAGCACCTGCATGCtgaacacacgcgcgcataTCTCCGCTTGTAAAGACTCTCTGCGAGACGTGCGCAAACGCATCTTGAGGGAAGATGTGCGTAGGCATGGATGCTGTATCTTCAATCAAGTTGCCGTCTTGTGCGTAGCTGGATATCGATAGTGGcgtgttgtgcgtgtgtgtgtgtgccacgtGGCTGTGTGGGGCTGTCAGAAGGAGGCCCCGTTCACTTAAATTCACCGCGGGCAAACAGTCAACACAGTCACATGCAGGCACATTTGCATACCAAAGCTGCACCTGTAATGAACTCACGCCTCATCTgcgcctttctcctccctcactcgtgtgtgtgtgtgtgtgtgcgtgtgtgtcgttcacttcccccttcctcaccctGTCCCCTCCGCCCTTTGCCTCCACATTATTTTATATGCTCCAACTGCGATATCCACGTAAACTCACATAGGATTCCTTCGCGCTTTCTCAgtctccttcccctttctaTCTTCGCTCGGTTGAACACACTgaccctcctctcccttcaaGCCTAATGTCCTACAAGCCGCACTACCCCACCGTCTCCTCCAACCCCAAGGTTTGGATGGACATCGAAATCGATGGGCAGTCCGCTGGCCGCGTGACTATGGAGCTCTTCGCCGACGCCGTCCCCAAGACGGCCGAAAACTTCCGCGCGCTGTGCACCGGTGAGAAGGGCTTCGGCTACTCTGGCTGCCCGTTTCACCGTGTGATCCCAGAGTTCATGTGCCAGGGTGGCGACTTTACTGTTGGTAACGGCACTGGCGGCAAGTCCATCTACGGTAATAAATTTAATGATGAATCCTTCGCTGGCAAGGCCGGCAAACACTTCGGCCCGGGAACGCTGTCGATGGCCAATGCCGGTCCCAACACGAACGGCTCTCAGTTCTTCCTGTGCACGGCGCCCACGAGCTGGCTAGACGGCAAGCACGTTGTCTTTGGCCAGGTCTTGGATGGCTACGAAGTCGTCAAGGCGATGGAGGGCgtcggcagccgcagcggctccaCCTCCAAGCCCGTGCGCGTATCCGCTTGCGGCCAGCTATAAAGAAGAGGGGCTGTGACGTAGACCGAGGTTAGacgaaacagagagaagaccaGGGAACGAAGGAATGCATCGACTAGCCTCATGAGCGTGAAGAGGACTAAGGATGGGGGCGGGTTGGGTGCAGAAGATAGGTTTAGCCTGCCTGACTGTGCAAGTGAGTGATCGGAAGGGATCTATTGTGTGCCgccgcgtgtgtctgtgcataCCCGACGCTTTTgtagagacacacacgctcacatcccctcaccccccccaccccaaaCCTTTTCTCCGCTTTCCACTTCCTGTCCCCCCCCAATCCTTTGCTTGGCGACGGTCGTGATCGTTACCCCTTTTTGCCCGGAtgtctcactctctctctagcctctttcctctctcgcttctgtTGTTTGATTATCTCTTGAGGCTCTCATCTTTGTTTTtatctttctctttctcctcccccccccccaaaccCAAGACTGGGTGTGAATGCGTGTActgatgcgtgtgtgtgtgtgtgtgccggtccgcctgcctctctcagcCTGTCAGAAACAACAGTAGTCATCGAGCTCTtcgggagaggaggggtgcggTTGCCGCTGGTGAGaagggaggcagcggaggcagggaaaaggggggagaatgTCTTTTTTATTTCTCTTTGGTGGGGGGAGCCCTGGCGTGGAGGTTGCGGCCCCGCACACCTCtccgtgtctctgtgtgcgtgtcggtTTTCGGCCGCCTACTCTTCCCGCCTATGTGCTGGAGAGTATATACACAGTCACGCACGGGGGCCTACTAGGGGTACCTACGCCCCTTTCATTACACTCCGGCTTATTCTCCTCGTCTTTGGTCTCTGCGTGGGGAATCTTCTCTGCCGACGTCATCCTGCATCGTTTCGCACGTGTTGGCGTGGGTGTAGTAGACGACCTCGGTGAGAAGCGGGTGTAGTGGGACGCGCAAaggggggcggagagggaaTGGGCTGAACGGTCCTTGAATGGCTCTTCACTGTTGCTCCTCCGTAATaggtgtccccctcccctctccctcctccgcactAACGccccgcctccttccccctctcaccgCTCAGTCTTCTGAACTCTCTGGCACACCACCCCCACGCTCTCTCGCACACGTGCCCCAGCACAGCCAAGCAACGAAACACCTTcgcaagagcagcaaaaGGAGCAGATGTCACGGTGTGCGTACACTCTGTCTGTTCATGGTCCTCCTTTTTGCCTTGCTAACTATAAAATGCCGAACAGAAAACGAAGTTGACGGAACCGATGAATGAGAAAGCGGAAGCAAAAATGCaaaggcgcacacaccacGCATCCGCAGGCATGTTTGTACATGAGCAactgtgcgtgggtgcgggtgtgcaggTACGCTCCAGTTATGACGGCAGTGTCGTCGTattcctcgctctcttccttccctgtATGGGGGACtaaaagagagcgaagaggaacAGAGATCATGAGCGAAGcgactcctgctgctgctctcgaaCCTCGAGGtgcactgcctcctcgcgccAGTACTGGcatcctccttccctcttacTGCACATTCACGCGGTTCGAATGCTTCACATAGCCACTCCCCTCCGCTGTGCGGTGCTACATGCATTTGGGATGCCCAGGCACAGAAGAGGAATGCCGGCAAAAAGGGGTGATGTTTTGCTTGACTAAGCGAAAGCTGCgcaccccttctcccctttccccggTCCTCCTTCGCAACGTTGCCGCGGCTGGTGCTGATTACTTCGAACTGAGCCGtggctttcttctctgccctccccccttcctctccgttcctctctcgcccacTCTGTATTCACCCGGCGGAacacctcccctccttcccctcacaACTTACACCAATGCTGCCACCTTCCTGCGCCGTACGGCTTGACTACAAAGAGAcctgcggcaccgctgccactgcacgCCCTCCACCATCGCTTTTGCATCACTGTGTCATTCGGTGCGAATTTTCATTGCGCGCGCACGAGTAAGCGtgccatcatcatcatcatcatccaGAAATTCTCATAGACGTACATGCCCAACCAGACTCTCACAAATCTACCCTTCTCTTACACAGCTAGATTtcacacacaaacgcgttACACGGTGTGCTTACCAGAAAAACGACGGAAGCGAAGACGCTCAACCGAGCAGCAACcagcacgcacgtgtgtgtgtgtgtgtgtattttgTTTGTTGTTTATTTGGCTTTATTGCTGAGTGGCATCGCACCTTTCATAGATCTTAgacctcctcctttcttttcctatCCGCCTTCCCGCTTCGCTGAGCACGCAGCGTGGAATCGGCCCCTCAaatgcagcggcaggaaCAACAGCAGAGTCTtacgacgccgctgcgcgcgccgcggggtggtggcgatggcagCTACGTCCAGATGTTTCTTGAACAAACACCAGAAACCTTTGGGGTGCTTCTAAAGGACAGCCAATCGCTGTCGCCGGCGCCGTGCTTCCCCAGCGACGCTGTATCCCTCTTTGCGTCCCAGCAGCGGCCGGGGGATCACCAACACACCGGCGCACCACCGAGTGACTGTCGCCCGCCATCCTTGCAGCCTCGGGAGCTTTTTCAGGCGCCTCAACGACGCCACCAGcagaagcaacagcagcacgcgagcCCAAGCTGTGGCGCATACGACCAGCAAGGGGATGGCGGGCGTTGCGGCAGCGGaagtggcagtggcgcctcCAATGAGTGGCGGGAGCGAACTGTGTCCTCGAACCCCAGGGCCTCTCGCGCTGGCGGCAATACTCGCCCGCAcaagccgctgccgcctggaAACTCCCCCGACGAGgaccgccgtcgcaggcAGCGTGAGAAACAGATTCAGTTTGGGTACGTCACGGACGGGTACACCAACATGAAGCGGCTCATCGCGCACGAtccgctgctgaggagcgGTGGCATCCTCCCGCTTTCACCGCCGGAGATCGTCAATGGCAGCAAACGCCAGTGGGACATTCAACTCCGCAAGTGGCGCAGAGCATTGCACATGTTCGACTACGTATTCATCGACGGCGAAGATGACCCGACGACGCGGGCAAAGGTACTGGaggaacagcggcagcagtgggtAAGCGAGGCGCTCAACGAGATGCCACGTGAGGCGCGACTGAAAATCGACCTCGACACTCTGCGCCTTGTCCAGCACTCCGCTACCGTGCCGTGCAGGATCCCCATTGAGGAAGACCTGCGGTGCATCTTGCGCAACGATGGCTGCTACGAGTCCCTCCGCAGCGTTGTACCTCAGAGTGCGTCGTCACTGACCAAAGGCACCGATATCAGCCCCATCGAAGCGGGCATCAAGATCCACATTGCGCCGtcagctgcggtggtgcagcggcagcaggcgcaccTTGAaatgcagcagcgactgtcCTCCCTTCATCAGCAGGCGCTAGCCACAGAGGTAgcagtggggggggaggagacgaCCTCACACGTCGCGAGTGCCCCGCCAGTGCTAGCAGCAACGGCTCAGTGCGCAGATGCCCAGCGACCCACCGAGCTCTCACCAAGTCCGCGTCGTCCACCCTTGCCGCTTCAGCCGAcaccgcatcagcagcactgcgATAACCCAAGAAACAAGCAAAACTGCAGTACCCTCAGTGGAAGCCCACTCTCGCatgccactgcagcgccaaCGTTCACGTCACTCGGCAACGCTGAGACGGCCCCGGGGCTCTCGGCCAGTCAACCTCGTGCCTTGTCCCTATCGGGAAGCTCAGCAACGGGGTGGGGTGCTTCACCAGGTGCGCCTGGTGGGTCGTCCACAGTTGCGGTGCTGGAACCTCCCCTGTCGTTTCCCGGCTCTCCCCCCAGCTTCGCGCCGCACACTCGGATGCACGGCGTagcggcaccaccacaagcatcagcagcaggtgtCACCATGCCAACGATGGCACCGCCGATACTGCCGTGGTGCACTCACTGTGGTCATCGTGTCGACCTCCCAGCGCCGGGCATCGCCAGTGCACCATACGGAGGCATGGGTACGGGCACCGCCGTGGCTGCCGACCGAGTGCCGGCGCCAACCCAGATGCGGCCACAGCATGCAAGCCGAGCCGTCATTGGAGGTACCTGTGAAGCAATGATGTCCCCGCTGATGCAGCTCCCCAGTGCAATGACGTGCATGAACTACCCCACGGCCTCTACTGCGGCTACGGCGGCCACTTCCCCTCTGCACTGGTCAATGCTGGCACGGCCGATGGTCGAGGGGGTCGGAAGCAACGAGACTCCCGCCACCCACCATGGCTGCAGCTACACTCAGTATTGCCAGTTCGAGGCGTGGCAGGATGCCTTCACAGCGATGCCacgctccgcagcagcagccgtagTCGGTAGATCGTGCCTGCAAAATGGGCACTGTCGTAGCAGTGGGGCCGTCGCTACGGGCGGCCGTTCGGCGACGCAGGCGGTGCCGCGGTTTGTCGCACGACTCTCCGCCTTGCCCAATGAGCAGCGACTCGGTGAGCAACAGCCCGCCGAGCGCCCATACAGCCCAGATGGCGTCAATGATGGTGTTTTAGCGGCCACAAATCCGCTTGCCACAGACACCAGTGCTTCAGTGGCAACGCCAGCGACGCTACAGCAATCACCCTCGGCCTgtgatgctgctgtcgccaccgcACAGCTGGAGAAAAGTCAGTCTGTGTTGGCTGTCACTCCTGAACGGACGCTCTTCGGCGCTGGCATCATGAAAGAGGCTCCACCAGTGGTGGGAGGGGCACAGCGGCCACACGAAACACAGCAGGACACACCACTGGGCAAGCCAATGCCAATGCCGGAggtcgaggaggcgctgggcaTTTCCTTTGTCTTTGGCACTGACGAgtagaaggggaagaggaggcagatGTTAGTGGGTGAGTGCGCGCCGTCTgcccacctctttctctcgctttttcaTCATCACTTGTGTCTACTTGcccgcacagagagaaagagacatCATGCAGTTGTTGAATgcgggtgaggggaggaaagcaaacacaccaccaccaccactacagATATATAAACTCATTAACTTGCTCAtgtgtatacgtgtgtgGGGAGTGAGTGTATACAGGCGTAGAGTGGGGGCCCCGTTGTtctcactcctccctccctcccttgaccccttttctttgccttttcgaTGGAGGCTGCATAGACAGACAGACGTTATCAGAGCCTTTTCTTGTGAACACTCGAGGCATAGACAGAgacgcctcccccctccctcctcctcctctccccagctggccggcatcatcagggaggggggctttGGGAGAAAGGGGACAACAAAATGACTTCTGCTTGGTCTGTGTTTCTTTCCtacgtgtgggtgtggggggtgcACATGCAGCGTCAGCGTTTGGGAAGAGTGAGGGTGGTAACGGGGATGGAGGCTTACCTGAAGGTCGGCATCGTTCAAAGAAAACCGTCTAGGCAGGCCTCAGCTACAAAGAgaatcagagagagagacagacagacagacagaggtgGACCGCACGGGAGAGTATTTCTTCAAAGAGGCAGCAGGCGTGCCTTGGCTGCACTGCTCAAGTTgcagaggggagaagagacgaTGTACTGTGGGCAGAGACGCACATACGGAGATGCAAACTGAGGACcatccccctttttttgcgTTTGATgtagttgtgtgtgtgtgtggggggggctAGAGAAGAGCGCAAGGCAGCGATGGAGACGGTCCATGGCACACCTTTTGATGATGCACCCCCTCTGTGGCTGCTCATCTGGTGGTCGAGTCCGACTCTCTTCGGTGCTGCTTGCCTCTttctgctccctcccctcccgtcTCTCTTTCAGGCTGGGTGGGTGCTACATACTCTCATAGAAAAAGGTGGTTGTTGCATTCATTGACCGACTCGCTCtgttctcccttttcttaGTTGTGCTCTGACGTTGATGCTTCACCCGTTTCGCGTGCTGCCGGGGCTTTGCGCTTACCCAAGTGCACgttcgctctccccctctccctctgcctctctccgtgcgATCATGGGGAACAATGGCGTTGGCCAACTTGTGATGGACGAGCTCTGTAccgatttttttttttcgctaGAATCCCTCTGCCGATGAGGAAGGAGCGacacaggcagacagacagatGCACATACATACATGAACGCATACAAAGCGCATACTTGAAAGTGAAATACCATGAAGGGTTTTTAGTGGGCACCAACGCCGCAGCGCGtatgaaaggagaggaaaacgaggTTGGCAGCAAGCGAAGAAAATAGTGCGCTTGCGCGCTTGAAAACGACCCACAATGCGTGTGCATGGGCGTAAAGGCTGCCTTCTCTCCGTGCGtacgcgcctctctcctcctgaTCGCGTTTCCCCATGCGGAGTGTGTATCGTGCGCCATCCATCCTTCCCCTTTGCATCACGACACACCTAGTGGGATGCGCTGGTGGTATCTAAGCGCTCTCAGCTCGCTGCCGTTCTGCCTCTCTCACATCAGACCTActcgccctcttccttccttgaCCGCCATCACTGGCCGGTCCATCGGAGCCcatgccgccgtcgccgcccccCTTCGAAGAGGTCACCGGGCTGCAGGCCCGCACTTCATcccatacacacaggcacacgcagacacaacGTACCGCGCAGCGGACCACCAAGCTCTcctgccgcctccccccccccccctccctctccgcccttCTGGccaccctcgccttctctgtAGATGTAGGCTTTGTTTTTACCACACACCCTCCCCGATGCTGCTAGCGCCGTCGCTTCAGGTTATGGACCTCGTCCACATGGTCATTCAAGGCAACCTCTCCGCCCTGATGGAAGACGTCACCCCGTCCAACGTCAACTACACGGATCCTCAGTACCGcctatcgctgctgatgtgggCTGTTACCCTCAACCGACTCCCTACGGCACAAATGCTGCTCAGTCGCGGGGCCTCGTTGGCGCTGGTGGACCGGCACGGGTTCACGGTCCTGCACCGTGCTGTGTGGAACGCCGACGTGCCGATCATTCACATGGTACTCTTCATAACCCCCATGTCGGCagtcgcttcttcttctgaTGCTGGtgccacaggcacacaccccttcaccacctcctcgcagTCGGCGTCGTCTTCGCTACTGACGTGGCGCCCCggggcgcagcgcctcgtgAACGCCGTGCATCCAGCCACCGGCCGCACACCGCTGATGCTGGCTGCTCTTTCCGGGTGTGTTGACGTGGTTCGCTTTCTCCTTgtcacctgcgccgctgaTCCGTACCCGCGGGACTCGTACGGCCTCACCGCCGTGGAtctggcggcgctgtgcggaCACCTGCatgtggtgcagcagctgctgaacctgacggtggcgccgaATGGGGCTGGCGATAGCGCCGCGGACGTGTTTCCTACAACGCAGTGCAGAGCCGAAGACTACATCGAGGTCGCCAAAACGATCCCGCAGCGACAACGTCTGTGCGCCGTCAACAAGCTTCTGAACGAGAGCCTCACTGAGGCCTCACGCGTTGCGGCAACCTGATGCAGTGCGGCGCCTGTGTTGAATGGTCTGTCTTGGATGTGTGGATGTCAGGCTAACGAAGGTGCTGTTCGTCGCTTGCGCTCTCCCTCGCACGTATTTCCGTGGCTTAATCACTCCTCACGTTATAGCATATGTGCTTCGCTTATTTCTTGATTTCATATGCTCACCGATGTTCCCTAGCGCGCTTTGTCCTCGCGTCTCGCAACATGCtagcccctccccccccccatgcGCACGGACACGCCTGCTGCGCGTAGATCATGGTCGGCTCTGAGCCCACCTTTTGCCATTCGCCGCCTCTTTATCCCTCTCCGTCTGTGTCCTCATGTGGCTCCAACGTCTGCGAATGCCTCACCCACTGCGTTTCCTTCGCTGCCAAGCCGTATGTGTGCGTATTCTCAACTCGCTTGCCTGCCTGTACACTCTCCCTCACCCGCCCACCAACCATCTtgccttcagcttctctctACACTCACCGCTCACCCTCGCAGAGCACGTGCGTCGTGTCTTGTGCCGTATGCCCACATGGAGGACTTCGCCTTCGCCAataacaaaaaaaaaaagcagtGATCGACAAGGACGATCGCAGGTGCACTGGCAGCCCTCTGCCATTCTTGAGTGCGCcgacgctggagcagcagtagACGTCGAGTGCGGCGGCCGTTGAGCTGGACGAAACAATAGTGCACATGGACGGACCCGACGACACAGACTCGCTGGCGGAGGAACCAGCAGTCACGACACGCTCGCCGAGCATCACGACAACGACAAGCACGCCGGCTACAAGCCTGAAGGTCAAAGGCAACCCCAGCAGTAAGAAGGAGCGGGGCACCGCCATGCCGCCGGCGACCGCGATGCACAAAGTGAAGCCAATGTCGGCTGAAGACTCTACCCTGCTGGCGAGCCTGCCGGCGGACCTCGCGGAGCAcggcgccaccagcacccACATCAGCAATCAAAACGTGTCTGATGAGCTGAGCAAACAGAAGGACGAGTCGCaacgagggggagaggagtcAGAGCACAACTTGTCGACCGTGGCAGGCGTGCTGACTCGCC from Leishmania panamensis strain MHOM/PA/94/PSC-1 chromosome 25 sequence encodes:
- a CDS encoding ribosomal protein L23/L15e-like protein (TriTrypDB/GeneDB-style sysID: LpmP.25.0910) produces the protein MKHLSSPHAISCIVARVTTAIAASRTRSSDVVGGSSSSTATSSLLTAKRGRFYRPLVNQGINLWRSRMGRLHKGWTTWEYDHNVIPDPRPFPEPAVNNYYGRSRIWNPIAGKIGVVNRKAEEWGWPHQRPPHTGLRRSPEYFPYFFSRYFPDVEVRLVLDSVLNNETTRPIFHIPQDMSKQELVNYLKNIYNIDNVVRIRVRNMRGRRFKNEVGEIKSLPDYKMAVVELDSPVSIVFKQIKGTEDTPDNKPQAQLS
- the CYPA gene encoding cyclophilin a (TriTrypDB/GeneDB-style sysID: LpmP.25.0930) translates to MSYKPHYPTVSSNPKVWMDIEIDGQSAGRVTMELFADAVPKTAENFRALCTGEKGFGYSGCPFHRVIPEFMCQGGDFTVGNGTGGKSIYGNKFNDESFAGKAGKHFGPGTLSMANAGPNTNGSQFFLCTAPTSWLDGKHVVFGQVLDGYEVVKAMEGVGSRSGSTSKPVRVSACGQL
- a CDS encoding hypothetical protein (TriTrypDB/GeneDB-style sysID: LpmP.25.0940), which codes for MQRQEQQQSLTTPLRAPRGGGDGSYVQMFLEQTPETFGVLLKDSQSLSPAPCFPSDAVSLFASQQRPGDHQHTGAPPSDCRPPSLQPRELFQAPQRRHQQKQQQHASPSCGAYDQQGDGGRCGSGSGSGASNEWRERTVSSNPRASRAGGNTRPHKPLPPGNSPDEDRRRRQREKQIQFGYVTDGYTNMKRLIAHDPLLRSGGILPLSPPEIVNGSKRQWDIQLRKWRRALHMFDYVFIDGEDDPTTRAKVLEEQRQQWVSEALNEMPREARLKIDLDTLRLVQHSATVPCRIPIEEDLRCILRNDGCYESLRSVVPQSASSLTKGTDISPIEAGIKIHIAPSAAVVQRQQAHLEMQQRLSSLHQQALATEVAVGGEETTSHVASAPPVLAATAQCADAQRPTELSPSPRRPPLPLQPTPHQQHCDNPRNKQNCSTLSGSPLSHATAAPTFTSLGNAETAPGLSASQPRALSLSGSSATGWGASPGAPGGSSTVAVLEPPLSFPGSPPSFAPHTRMHGVAAPPQASAAGVTMPTMAPPILPWCTHCGHRVDLPAPGIASAPYGGMGTGTAVAADRVPAPTQMRPQHASRAVIGGTCEAMMSPLMQLPSAMTCMNYPTASTAATAATSPLHWSMLARPMVEGVGSNETPATHHGCSYTQYCQFEAWQDAFTAMPRSAAAAVVGRSCLQNGHCRSSGAVATGGRSATQAVPRFVARLSALPNEQRLGEQQPAERPYSPDGVNDGVLAATNPLATDTSASVATPATLQQSPSACDAAVATAQLEKSQSVLAVTPERTLFGAGIMKEAPPVVGGAQRPHETQQDTPLGKPMPMPEVEEALGISFVFGTDE
- a CDS encoding hypothetical protein (TriTrypDB/GeneDB-style sysID: LpmP.25.0950) is translated as MLLAPSLQVMDLVHMVIQGNLSALMEDVTPSNVNYTDPQYRLSLLMWAVTLNRLPTAQMLLSRGASLALVDRHGFTVLHRAVWNADVPIIHMVLFITPMSAVASSSDAGATGTHPFTTSSQSASSSLLTWRPGAQRLVNAVHPATGRTPLMLAALSGCVDVVRFLLVTCAADPYPRDSYGLTAVDLAALCGHLHVVQQLLNLTVAPNGAGDSAADVFPTTQCRAEDYIEVAKTIPQRQRLCAVNKLLNESLTEASRVAAT